In the Candidatus Poribacteria bacterium genome, one interval contains:
- a CDS encoding Gfo/Idh/MocA family oxidoreductase: MPKKIRWGILGPGGIAHKFATGLKVVPDAEIIAVGSRDSQRANTFADTFDIPHRHGSYIELVNDPEVDVIYVATPHPFHKECAMLCLEAGKAVLCEKPLTVDAEQAQEMIACARERKQFLMEAMWTRFLPVIVKVREWLAEGAIGEPRLLTADHGSRKTLSTEILEGRLFNPKLGGGGLLDVGVYTVALAYMVFGAPSKITSLAHIGATNVDEQASILLGYDAGQIANLFCAIRTETSKKARIIGTEGSIHIPEFWQATSATLIRTGKDPVHIEMPFIENGFENQVIEVINCIRRGKLESRVMPLDESLSIIKTMDTVREQWGLAYPLFDSVL, encoded by the coding sequence ATGCCGAAAAAGATAAGATGGGGTATACTCGGGCCCGGTGGTATTGCACATAAATTCGCCACTGGACTGAAAGTGGTTCCTGATGCCGAAATTATTGCTGTCGGTTCACGCGACTCCCAGAGAGCCAACACATTTGCAGACACGTTTGATATTCCACATAGACACGGCAGTTACATCGAATTGGTGAACGATCCTGAAGTAGACGTTATCTATGTGGCAACGCCGCACCCTTTTCACAAGGAGTGTGCGATGCTATGTCTGGAAGCGGGAAAAGCGGTTTTATGTGAGAAACCTCTCACTGTAGATGCGGAACAGGCTCAGGAAATGATAGCATGTGCGCGAGAACGCAAGCAATTTCTAATGGAAGCCATGTGGACCCGCTTTCTTCCCGTAATCGTTAAAGTTCGAGAATGGTTGGCTGAGGGTGCTATAGGCGAACCGCGTTTGCTGACAGCGGATCACGGATCTCGAAAAACGCTGAGTACCGAAATCCTTGAAGGTAGGCTGTTCAATCCAAAGTTAGGGGGCGGCGGGCTTTTGGACGTTGGCGTTTACACGGTCGCGCTTGCATATATGGTATTCGGTGCACCGTCTAAAATCACCAGTCTGGCACACATCGGAGCAACCAACGTAGACGAACAAGCGTCTATCCTGTTAGGCTATGACGCTGGGCAAATCGCCAATTTATTCTGTGCTATCAGAACCGAGACCTCAAAGAAAGCACGCATTATCGGAACCGAAGGATCAATACATATTCCCGAATTCTGGCAAGCGACTTCTGCAACGCTCATTCGGACTGGAAAAGATCCCGTACACATTGAGATGCCTTTCATCGAAAATGGCTTTGAAAACCAAGTGATTGAAGTCATCAACTGTATACGGAGAGGAAAACTTGAAAGCCGTGTGATGCCGTTGGATGAGTCTCTATCCATCATCAAAACCATGGATACAGTTCGGGAACAGTGGGGTTTGGCGTACCCGCTGTTTGACTCTGTTTTATGA
- a CDS encoding RNA methyltransferase produces MSTDTNKKSHQPTGNFRAIPVTVPENLGNIRVILFEPREPGNIGSVARVVKGMGLSQLYLVNPVPFQDVDAAWYMAHGAKDILENCHVVPELKDALDGIQYLVGTTHRRRDVRLPQPVSAREAAHTIATISQDKSVALLFGREDFGLSTDQMSLCQLTASVPMATKNPSLNLAQAVQIFAYEVFVASLDEYPPSEIDYAEVNALEEFYERVTRLLDKVGVTPYNQDWETYLKSLRRVFSRAPLEARDIATLDIIFSTTYRHIERLEKKLAEEK; encoded by the coding sequence ATGTCCACAGACACCAATAAAAAATCGCATCAACCTACCGGGAATTTCCGTGCTATCCCTGTCACAGTGCCGGAGAATCTCGGTAACATTCGAGTTATCCTCTTTGAACCACGTGAACCCGGAAATATCGGCTCTGTCGCCAGAGTCGTGAAAGGAATGGGACTGTCGCAGCTCTATCTGGTAAATCCTGTTCCGTTCCAAGATGTCGATGCAGCGTGGTATATGGCACACGGTGCGAAGGATATTCTCGAAAATTGCCACGTCGTTCCTGAACTGAAAGACGCACTTGACGGCATCCAATATCTGGTGGGGACGACACACCGTCGCCGCGATGTACGTCTACCGCAGCCTGTATCTGCCCGCGAAGCGGCGCACACGATCGCTACAATTTCGCAGGATAAATCGGTCGCACTGCTTTTTGGACGCGAAGACTTTGGCTTGTCCACCGATCAAATGAGTCTCTGCCAGTTGACCGCAAGCGTCCCGATGGCGACGAAAAATCCATCTCTGAACTTAGCACAGGCAGTCCAAATCTTTGCCTATGAAGTCTTCGTCGCGAGTCTGGACGAGTATCCACCCTCCGAAATCGACTACGCCGAAGTGAACGCCTTGGAAGAGTTCTACGAGCGCGTGACTCGTCTATTGGATAAGGTAGGCGTGACTCCATATAACCAAGACTGGGAGACGTATTTAAAGTCATTGCGGCGTGTTTTCTCTCGTGCCCCGTTGGAGGCAAGAGACATTGCTACACTGGACATAATTTTCTCTACCACATATCGGCACATTGAACGTCTTGAGAAAAAATTAGCAGAGGAAAAATAG
- a CDS encoding AAA-like domain-containing protein, protein MKTFGTYGPVNPEENYVVSRAEELADFINRVKLGRYIVIFAPRQTGKTTFFQWALDALAADTTETYFPIELNFEVYEGYSAPGFYASLYKRIYEEIKCVFQKRGIAPSEALSQFLEDTKLTDNVAMLEFFQEFATFLGDERLVLIIDEFDGIPRDAVSGFLRSLRNIYVHSSMSQCPYSVGIVGVKNIAQLNLDRSISPFNIQDEFTLPNFTLEQVNELLAQYTHEVGQAFASEVVENIHRQTAGQPFLVNRFAQILTEEMNVPKTETITMTHFSKAHAEILEENNTNLTHLVTNIRRNPRFKNILMEIVSYERGVRFSLRQEIISELATYGVIARGVDDRCEIINPIYHYCILQTFRPIVNGLEKDYFPEDTDFPDYLTPTRQINMELLLDNFRDFIARVGFRILQVPETPKEYVGQDLLYAYLDQFVSLIRGIMYLEVQTGRGRMDLVIFHNAKKYIVETKIWEGSRSYQSGKKQLAAYLKLEGTTEGYYVVFDHRVEPEPRVETEIIDGLTIRSYVIPVVQEVPSQQT, encoded by the coding sequence ATGAAAACGTTTGGCACTTATGGACCCGTGAATCCTGAAGAGAATTACGTCGTTTCACGCGCTGAGGAGCTCGCTGATTTCATCAATCGCGTCAAACTCGGACGATATATCGTTATCTTTGCGCCCCGGCAGACAGGCAAAACAACGTTCTTCCAATGGGCACTTGATGCACTCGCCGCCGACACTACAGAAACCTATTTCCCGATTGAACTCAACTTTGAAGTATACGAAGGCTATTCTGCCCCCGGTTTTTACGCCTCACTCTATAAACGGATTTATGAGGAGATTAAATGTGTCTTCCAGAAGCGCGGCATCGCGCCTTCCGAAGCCTTAAGTCAATTCTTAGAGGACACAAAGTTAACAGACAACGTGGCGATGCTTGAATTCTTTCAAGAGTTCGCAACTTTTCTTGGAGATGAGAGGCTTGTCCTCATCATTGACGAGTTTGATGGTATCCCTCGCGATGCTGTAAGTGGTTTCCTTCGTTCACTCCGCAATATCTATGTTCACAGTTCTATGAGTCAATGTCCCTACAGTGTTGGCATTGTAGGCGTTAAGAACATCGCGCAGCTCAATTTAGACCGCTCTATCTCGCCGTTCAATATCCAAGACGAGTTCACCTTACCTAACTTCACGCTTGAACAGGTCAACGAACTCCTTGCACAGTATACGCATGAAGTCGGTCAAGCCTTCGCATCCGAGGTTGTTGAGAATATTCACAGACAGACTGCCGGACAGCCGTTCCTCGTCAATCGGTTCGCGCAAATCCTTACCGAGGAGATGAACGTTCCGAAAACCGAGACGATTACAATGACGCACTTTTCAAAAGCACACGCAGAAATTCTTGAAGAGAATAACACCAACCTTACGCATCTGGTGACAAATATTCGTAGGAACCCACGCTTTAAAAACATCTTGATGGAAATCGTTTCTTACGAGAGAGGAGTCCGTTTCAGCTTACGCCAAGAAATCATCAGCGAACTCGCCACTTACGGCGTAATCGCGAGAGGGGTTGACGACCGCTGTGAGATCATTAACCCGATTTATCACTACTGCATCCTGCAAACATTCAGACCTATAGTGAACGGGTTAGAAAAAGATTACTTCCCTGAAGATACCGATTTTCCCGACTATCTCACGCCCACGAGGCAGATTAATATGGAGTTGCTTCTTGATAACTTCCGAGATTTTATTGCTCGCGTGGGATTTCGGATACTCCAAGTCCCAGAAACACCGAAAGAATACGTCGGGCAAGACCTCCTCTATGCCTATCTTGACCAGTTCGTTAGTTTAATCCGCGGGATAATGTATCTTGAAGTTCAAACGGGGCGTGGCAGGATGGATCTCGTCATCTTCCACAACGCCAAAAAATACATCGTTGAGACGAAGATATGGGAAGGGTCCCGGTCCTATCAGTCTGGCAAAAAACAACTCGCAGCATATCTCAAACTGGAGGGGACTACTGAAGGATACTATGTTGTTTTCGACCATCGTGTAGAACCAGAACCCCGCGTAGAAACAGAGATAATAGACGGTTTGACAATCCGGAGTTACGTCATTCCTGTCGTGCAGGAAGTCCCTTCACAACAGACATAA
- the tpiA gene encoding triose-phosphate isomerase — translation MRIPIIAGNWKLNKTISEAVALTTALKALVADDTDVEIIVAPPFTALAAVSDTIANSNIRLAAQDVYSEDSGAFTGEVSAPLLKDAGCDYVIIGHSERRQYFGETNDSVNQKTKATLSHDLKPIICVGEQLEEREANQTEAVIESHVTGGIAGLSAADLLSCVIAYEPVWAIGTGKTATPAQAQEVHNFIRGLLVDAYSAEVASQICIQYGGSVKPENAAELMAQPDVDGALVGGASLEAESFAKIVFSCQSSVIS, via the coding sequence ATGAGAATACCGATCATTGCAGGGAATTGGAAACTGAACAAAACGATCTCAGAGGCGGTCGCGCTCACAACAGCCTTAAAGGCGTTAGTTGCGGATGACACCGATGTTGAAATTATCGTAGCACCCCCGTTCACCGCACTTGCCGCGGTTAGCGACACTATAGCCAACAGTAACATTCGTCTTGCTGCCCAAGATGTTTATTCAGAAGACAGCGGTGCATTTACCGGCGAAGTCTCAGCACCACTGCTAAAAGATGCCGGATGTGACTATGTCATTATCGGACACTCGGAGCGGCGGCAATACTTCGGCGAGACAAATGACAGCGTCAATCAGAAGACGAAAGCGACCTTATCACACGACTTAAAGCCGATTATCTGTGTCGGCGAGCAGCTTGAAGAACGAGAAGCCAATCAAACAGAAGCAGTGATTGAGAGTCACGTCACGGGAGGTATTGCGGGTTTATCTGCCGCCGACCTGTTGTCTTGTGTTATTGCTTACGAACCGGTTTGGGCAATCGGCACTGGGAAAACGGCGACACCCGCCCAAGCACAGGAAGTGCATAATTTCATTCGAGGGCTACTGGTAGACGCTTACTCAGCAGAAGTTGCGTCACAGATATGTATTCAATACGGTGGTAGTGTTAAACCGGAAAATGCGGCAGAATTGATGGCGCAGCCTGACGTGGACGGTGCCCTTGTCGGCGGTGCAAGCCTTGAAGCGGAATCGTTTGCGAAAATAGTTTTCAGTTGTCAGTCGTCAGTTATCAGTTAA
- the secG gene encoding preprotein translocase subunit SecG, with the protein MEIIMGFIVFLFVPICVVLTLIILLQDSKGEGLSSSAFGGAEMQSVLGGRGAATFLGKLTTWLAIGFMVISLFLMRFYGEDTGSELTPIEQETTQEATTEPADTTGGETIETPTDEGSGSDTQDDSKTEIDGGATDTTE; encoded by the coding sequence ATGGAAATTATCATGGGTTTTATAGTGTTTCTCTTCGTGCCAATCTGTGTTGTTCTGACACTGATTATTCTTTTGCAGGACAGCAAAGGCGAAGGGCTTTCATCGAGCGCGTTCGGTGGTGCGGAAATGCAGTCTGTCCTCGGAGGACGCGGTGCAGCGACCTTTCTGGGTAAGTTGACGACATGGCTCGCTATCGGGTTTATGGTTATTTCACTGTTCCTCATGCGTTTCTACGGTGAAGATACCGGCAGTGAACTCACGCCGATTGAGCAGGAGACGACACAGGAAGCCACAACCGAACCTGCTGATACTACAGGTGGAGAGACTATCGAAACCCCAACAGATGAAGGCAGTGGGAGTGATACCCAAGATGACTCAAAGACAGAGATTGATGGCGGTGCCACAGATACCACAGAATAG
- the gap gene encoding type I glyceraldehyde-3-phosphate dehydrogenase — protein sequence MSTKVGINGFGRIGRNAFRAALQNPALDIEFVAINDLTSPETLAHLLQYDSVHGILSDDIAATDDGLVVNGKEIRVLAERDPGNLPWGELGVDVVIESTGFFTDREDAEKHITAGGAKKVVISAPAKGEDITIVIGVNDDKYDKSEHHIISNASCTTNCLAPVAKVLHEEFGIESGLMTTVHAYTGDQRVHDFPHSDMRRARAATLSMIPTTTGAAVAVGKVLPELNGKLDGFAIRVPTPNVSVVDLTVDLKQRPSAEAVNAALKEAAEGSLDGILGYSELDLVSSDFNGNKLSSVLDGPFTKVIEDGLIKVLSWYDNEWGYSNRLVELVERTL from the coding sequence ATGTCAACTAAAGTAGGTATTAATGGTTTTGGTCGGATTGGTCGGAACGCCTTTCGAGCAGCGTTGCAGAATCCAGCATTAGATATAGAATTCGTAGCTATCAACGATTTGACGAGTCCGGAGACGCTCGCGCATCTCCTCCAGTATGACTCCGTGCACGGCATCTTGTCCGATGACATTGCTGCCACAGACGATGGCTTGGTGGTAAACGGCAAAGAAATACGCGTTCTCGCCGAACGGGATCCGGGCAATCTGCCGTGGGGTGAACTCGGTGTGGATGTTGTCATCGAATCCACCGGTTTTTTTACAGATAGGGAAGACGCTGAGAAGCACATCACCGCTGGTGGTGCGAAAAAAGTGGTTATCTCGGCACCCGCGAAGGGTGAAGACATCACGATTGTCATCGGTGTGAACGATGATAAATACGATAAGTCAGAACATCATATCATCTCTAATGCCTCATGTACGACGAACTGCCTTGCACCCGTCGCGAAGGTCCTGCACGAAGAATTTGGAATTGAGAGCGGTTTAATGACAACTGTCCATGCGTATACCGGCGACCAGCGGGTTCATGACTTCCCACATTCCGATATGCGCCGCGCTCGCGCAGCGACACTTTCGATGATCCCGACGACAACCGGTGCCGCTGTAGCAGTTGGGAAAGTTTTGCCAGAATTGAATGGTAAACTCGATGGGTTCGCAATCCGTGTGCCGACACCGAACGTTTCTGTCGTTGATCTCACCGTCGATCTCAAACAGAGACCGAGTGCTGAAGCGGTCAACGCAGCACTGAAAGAAGCTGCAGAAGGCAGTTTAGATGGAATTCTCGGTTATTCCGAACTCGACCTCGTCTCATCGGATTTCAACGGGAACAAACTCTCCTCCGTTCTTGACGGTCCCTTTACCAAAGTGATTGAGGATGGACTCATCAAAGTCCTTTCATGGTATGATAACGAGTGGGGCTACTCCAACCGTCTCGTCGAACTCGTTGAGCGCACACTCTAA
- a CDS encoding DNA adenine methylase: MAKSPKSPLRYPGGKSRALKQILPRVPLNISEFREPFVGGGSVFFAIRSLFQDRIKSYWINDLNYDLYCFWKEVRDNAPDLVAMLRETHTTTIDGRALFEELTEAKDELNQNRNALSEFQRAVRFFVLNRITFSGIVDSGGYSQSAYEKRFTDSSIERVKNISPYLAGTRITNGDYTEVLCQDGDNVFIFLDPPYWKATESKLYGVRGTLHTTFDHAQFAENMRKCPHKWLITYDDSPVIRELFAFAEIQEWTLQYGMNNYRKTSAAKGDELFIKNY; the protein is encoded by the coding sequence ATGGCTAAATCACCGAAAAGTCCATTGCGATATCCGGGTGGTAAATCAAGAGCACTCAAACAAATTCTGCCGCGTGTTCCGTTGAATATATCAGAATTTCGCGAGCCTTTCGTTGGCGGTGGTTCTGTCTTTTTTGCTATCCGAAGTCTCTTTCAAGATCGCATCAAATCCTATTGGATTAACGATCTCAACTACGATCTCTACTGTTTCTGGAAAGAGGTTAGAGATAATGCGCCAGACTTAGTTGCGATGCTGAGAGAAACACACACAACCACTATCGATGGGCGCGCGCTGTTTGAGGAATTGACAGAGGCGAAAGATGAACTGAACCAGAACCGAAACGCACTTTCTGAATTTCAGCGTGCAGTGCGCTTCTTTGTACTCAACCGAATTACCTTCTCCGGTATCGTGGATTCCGGTGGATATTCACAATCCGCTTACGAGAAGCGATTCACAGATTCGTCCATTGAACGTGTCAAAAACATATCGCCTTATCTTGCTGGAACCAGAATCACCAACGGAGATTATACCGAAGTACTTTGCCAAGACGGCGACAATGTGTTTATATTTCTTGATCCACCCTATTGGAAAGCGACGGAGTCAAAGTTATACGGCGTGAGAGGCACCCTCCATACCACATTTGATCACGCGCAATTCGCCGAAAATATGAGGAAGTGCCCACACAAATGGTTAATTACCTATGACGACTCACCTGTTATTAGGGAACTTTTTGCCTTCGCCGAAATTCAGGAATGGACATTGCAATATGGGATGAACAATTATCGGAAAACGAGTGCTGCAAAAGGGGATGAGTTGTTTATTAAAAATTACTGA
- a CDS encoding fused MFS/spermidine synthase, whose product MRYIKPIVWIIFILSGASGLIYEVIWMRQLTLIFGSTVFATSTVLTAFMAGLALGSYYFGRKIDESTQSPLRIYALLEAGIGAFCLVWPLILAALSAIYVLIHRNITSEFYTLSLIRFVLTFGVLLIPSTLMGGTLPVLTRFFVKRLEQLGTNIGILYALNTFGAVIGTVAAGFFLIEALGVRWTLGVGIAINFAVAAVALALSQKVPETEDISNQQSAVSSQQENLVADTEILQSTNTDNQQPTTDNSKLVLWAIGISGFCALAYEVLWTRIMVFFLGSTTYAFATMLAAFLFGIALGSMVFARWVDRIKQPVAVFGIVQLGIGLFALILMPAFEELYGMSRAFQSTFGGSRFWAFFSCFLVMCLPTFLMGTSFPLVTKIYTGSARQLGRSIGNVYAVNTVGSILGAFFAGFILIPLLGIRPSIVLTVALNTGIGCLLVLRGEWRAETGKSLLQGVSIGMPILNAGLAVIMLLTVNQPLFLKSAIFKTQRPGDTLVDYNEEVDATVTTLKDDEGVYRLYVDTNQAADASRWDSPSHRVIAHLPLLLHPRPKRALVVGFGMGLTSYSITQHGVQVDAVELSSGVISAAQKYFTHVNGNVFENPQFNYRLNDGRNHILMTKTKYDMISTGIIHPLVSAGSSNIYTADFYRLCRRILSEDGIMCQWVPLHRLPEAHYKMIVRTFIEVFPHTTLWYKYTPDFVILIGTREPLRIDYKNFIERSQIASIREGLAADDLDGMSLLDSFMMGPENVRKYAGIGSIHTDNRPRLEFFRGADLVGTTTQNVKGMAEYRERVLPYLTNYGATLAEKRDAREKLDTYFRATQRLIRGQIAYASAQYQNAAALMNEAVELNPVDETIRYNFGVVAGLIREGEQEELQQIERQVQQTMAQNPDDLQGHLHLATLYEMQGELGKAATELEELLRRDPKRFEVYLLLGPLYERQERYKDALRTYERLERQETTLQLPAPIFAAMAGLHLQLENITEAEKYGKKGIAADVNSWRSYYVLGNVYAAMNQLEKQIEAYNNALKAIDEVIRVTADSSDLLSVREQIQNELEQLRK is encoded by the coding sequence ATGCGATACATCAAACCCATTGTTTGGATCATCTTTATCCTCTCCGGTGCCAGCGGACTCATCTATGAAGTCATCTGGATGCGTCAGCTCACGCTCATTTTCGGAAGCACCGTCTTCGCAACGAGTACCGTCTTGACAGCATTTATGGCAGGACTCGCACTCGGCAGCTACTACTTCGGTCGGAAGATCGACGAGAGCACACAGTCACCGCTACGGATTTACGCGCTTTTGGAAGCGGGTATCGGTGCGTTCTGCCTTGTTTGGCCCCTCATTTTAGCGGCATTGAGTGCCATCTACGTTCTGATTCATCGTAACATCACATCAGAATTCTATACCCTCTCGCTCATCCGGTTCGTGCTAACGTTCGGGGTCCTGCTAATTCCGTCCACACTGATGGGTGGGACTTTACCAGTGCTAACCCGCTTTTTTGTGAAAAGGTTGGAGCAGCTCGGCACCAATATTGGAATTCTGTATGCGTTGAACACATTCGGTGCTGTTATCGGAACTGTGGCAGCAGGATTTTTCCTAATTGAAGCGTTAGGTGTTCGATGGACACTCGGTGTCGGTATCGCCATCAATTTCGCAGTAGCGGCGGTTGCATTAGCGTTATCACAGAAGGTACCAGAAACAGAAGATATTAGCAATCAGCAATCAGCAGTCAGCAGTCAGCAAGAGAATCTCGTGGCAGACACAGAGATTTTGCAATCCACAAATACTGACAACCAACAACCGACAACCGACAACTCTAAATTGGTATTATGGGCAATAGGCATCTCCGGGTTCTGTGCGTTGGCTTATGAAGTGTTGTGGACCCGCATCATGGTCTTCTTCCTTGGAAGCACGACGTATGCGTTCGCAACGATGCTTGCTGCGTTCCTATTCGGCATCGCGTTGGGGAGTATGGTGTTTGCACGCTGGGTTGATCGGATTAAACAACCCGTAGCAGTTTTCGGTATTGTTCAACTCGGTATCGGACTTTTCGCGCTTATTCTAATGCCCGCGTTTGAGGAGTTGTACGGCATGAGTCGCGCGTTCCAGTCCACCTTCGGCGGAAGTAGGTTCTGGGCATTCTTCTCCTGTTTCCTTGTGATGTGCCTTCCAACGTTTTTGATGGGCACAAGTTTTCCACTTGTGACGAAAATCTATACCGGCAGCGCACGTCAACTGGGTAGGAGCATTGGGAATGTCTATGCAGTCAATACAGTCGGGAGCATTTTAGGGGCGTTTTTTGCAGGATTCATCCTGATCCCACTTCTGGGCATCCGACCGAGCATCGTGCTGACAGTCGCCTTGAACACAGGCATCGGGTGTCTGCTTGTCTTGAGAGGCGAGTGGCGAGCTGAAACCGGGAAATCGCTCTTACAAGGCGTAAGCATTGGGATGCCGATCCTCAATGCTGGATTGGCTGTTATCATGTTGCTCACCGTGAATCAACCGCTCTTTCTGAAAAGTGCTATTTTCAAAACGCAACGTCCCGGCGATACACTCGTTGATTACAATGAAGAGGTGGACGCGACCGTAACAACGTTGAAAGATGATGAAGGGGTCTATCGTCTCTATGTAGACACAAATCAGGCAGCGGATGCCTCACGTTGGGATTCACCGTCGCATCGCGTTATTGCGCATCTACCGTTGCTATTACATCCACGTCCGAAACGTGCACTCGTCGTCGGGTTCGGTATGGGACTTACTTCGTATTCCATAACACAACACGGTGTGCAAGTTGACGCAGTAGAACTGTCAAGCGGCGTAATTTCCGCTGCGCAGAAGTATTTCACACACGTCAATGGAAATGTGTTTGAAAACCCTCAATTTAACTACAGACTCAACGATGGACGAAACCATATCCTGATGACAAAAACCAAATACGATATGATCTCGACGGGGATCATCCATCCGCTCGTCAGTGCGGGGAGTTCCAACATTTACACCGCCGATTTCTACCGTTTGTGTCGTCGAATTTTGAGCGAAGATGGAATTATGTGTCAATGGGTGCCGTTACATCGCTTGCCAGAGGCACACTATAAGATGATTGTGCGTACCTTCATTGAGGTGTTCCCGCATACAACGCTCTGGTATAAGTACACCCCCGATTTTGTGATCCTTATCGGCACACGTGAACCGCTGCGGATTGACTACAAAAACTTCATCGAACGCTCACAGATAGCGAGTATTCGTGAAGGGCTTGCTGCCGATGATCTGGATGGGATGTCGCTGCTCGATTCATTCATGATGGGACCTGAAAATGTCCGTAAGTACGCAGGCATTGGATCCATTCACACAGACAACCGACCCCGATTGGAATTTTTCCGTGGGGCAGATTTGGTCGGTACAACAACACAGAACGTTAAAGGGATGGCGGAATATCGGGAACGGGTGCTGCCTTACCTCACAAACTACGGCGCGACACTCGCAGAGAAACGGGACGCACGAGAGAAGCTTGACACCTACTTCAGAGCCACACAGAGATTGATTCGTGGACAAATTGCTTATGCAAGCGCGCAGTATCAAAATGCCGCGGCACTCATGAACGAAGCGGTGGAACTCAATCCTGTTGACGAGACGATTCGCTATAACTTTGGGGTCGTCGCAGGTTTAATTCGCGAAGGTGAGCAGGAAGAACTCCAACAGATTGAACGGCAGGTACAGCAGACGATGGCACAAAACCCTGATGACCTTCAGGGACACCTCCATTTGGCAACGTTGTATGAGATGCAGGGTGAACTTGGAAAGGCAGCAACGGAGTTAGAGGAATTACTCAGACGCGATCCGAAGAGATTTGAGGTTTATCTGCTCTTAGGTCCGCTGTATGAACGCCAGGAACGCTACAAGGACGCGCTTCGCACTTACGAACGGCTTGAACGACAAGAGACGACTTTGCAATTGCCAGCACCCATTTTTGCGGCAATGGCGGGTCTCCATCTGCAATTGGAAAACATAACCGAAGCCGAAAAATATGGAAAGAAGGGCATCGCTGCAGATGTCAATTCGTGGCGGTCCTATTACGTTCTCGGAAACGTTTACGCCGCCATGAACCAGTTGGAGAAACAGATAGAAGCCTACAACAACGCTTTGAAAGCGATTGATGAGGTCATCCGTGTCACCGCTGATTCGAGCGATCTATTGAGTGTTAGAGAACAGATCCAGAACGAACTTGAACAACTTAGAAAATAA